The DNA sequence GGGCGAGGGTGGGGACGGAGGAAGGACCGCGTGAGGAGCAGCTGACATGGCTCAGGGACGGGTGCGGGCGGTCTACATGCGCGGCGGCACCAGCCGCTGCCTCGCTTTCCACGAACGGGATCTGCCGCCGGCCGGGCCGGAGCGTGACCGCGTGCTGCTGGTCGCGCTGGGCAGTCCGGATCCCTATGGCCGTCAGCTCGACGGCCTGGGCGGCGGCATCTCCTCGCTGTCGAAGGCGTTCATCATCGGCCCGCCGACCCATCCCGACGCGCAGGTCGACTACACCTTCGCCCAGGTCGAGGTGAGCCGCGCGGTGGTGGACTACACGGGCAACTGCGGCAACTGCTCCTCCGCGGTCGGCCCCTTCGCCATCGACGAGCGGCTGGTGCCCTCCTCCAACGGCGAGACCGCGGTGCGCATCCACAACACCAACACGAAGAAGATCATCGTGGCGCGCGTGCCGGTGGTGGACGGCGAGGCCGCCGTGGTCGGCGATTTCGAGCTGCCCGGCGTGGCCGGGCTGGGCGCCCGCATCGCGCTCGACTTCCTCGAGCCGGGCGGGTCCCGCACCGGCCGCCTCCTGCCCACCGGCCGGGCGCGCGACGTGATCGCCGGGGTCGAGGTCTCGCTGGTGGACGCCAGCAATCCGGTGGTGTTCGTGCGCGCCAAGGATCTCGACCTTACCGGCACCGAGACGCCCGCCGCGATGGACAGCGATCGCGCCCTGGTGGCGCGGCTCGAGGCCCTCCGGGCGGCCGGCGCCGAGGCCATGGGCATCCCGGGCAGCGCGGCCACGCCCAAGATCGCGGTGGTGGCGCCGCCCACGGCGTTCACCGCGCTGGACGGCGTGGGCTACGACGCCGAGCAGACCGACGTGGTCGGGCGCTGCATCTCGATGGGCAACGCGCACCGCGCCTTTGCGCTCACCGCGGCCATGTGCCTGGCGGTGGCGGCGCAGGTCGACGGCACCGTGGTGAGCGAGTGCGCGGGCGGACGCGTGGGGGATCTGCGCCTCGGCCATCCGTCGGGCGTGCTGCCCATCGCGGCCTCGGTCGGCCGCCGTGACCACGCGGCGTGGGCCGAGCGGGTGACCGTGTACCGCACCGCGCGCCGGCTCATGGAAGGCTACGTCCGCATTCCGTGATCCCGCCCATCATCCGCCGCTCCGCGCGCCGGACGACGGAGCCCGCCGGCGAGACGCCGCGCTGACCGTGCCGCGGCCGACGTTCACCGATGAGCACGAGATGCTGCGGCGGACCGTGCGCGCGTTCGTGGAGAAGGAGGTCGTGCCCCACGTCGACGCGTGGGAGGAGGCCGGCCGCATCCCGCGGGCGTTCTGGCGCCGGCTCGGCGAGCTGGGGCTGCTCGGCCTCGAGTTCCCCACCGAGTACGGCGGCGGCGGCGGGGACTTTCTCTCCAGCGTGGTGCTGGGCGAGGAGATGGCGCGCTGCCGATCGGGCGGGGTGGCGTTCAGCGTGCTCGTGCACACCGACATGTCCTCGCCGTGGCTCACCCGCTTCGGCACCGAGGCCCAGAAGCGTGCCTACCTGCCGGGCATCGTGAGCGGCGAGACGGTCTGCGCCCTCGGCATCACCGAGCCCGGGACGGGCTCGGACATGGCGGGCATCGCCACCCGGGCGGTGCGCGACGGCGACCGCTACCTGCTCACCGGCAGCAAGATCTTCATCACCAACGGCGTGCACGGCGATCTCTACTTCATCGCGGCGCGCACGCATGCCGGCACCGCCGAGCGCCGGCACGCGGGCATCTCGATGTTCCTGGTGGAGCGCGGGTGGCCCGGCTTCACGGTGAGCCGGCGGCTCGACAAGATGGGCATGTGCGCCTCGGACACCGCCGAGCTGTCGCTGGAGGAATGCCCGGTGCCGGTCGCCAACCTCCTGGGCGAGGAGGGCCGCGGCTTCCACCAGCTGGCGGCCGGCCTGCAGCGTGAGCGCATCATGGCCGCGGTGCTCGCGCTCTCGGGCGCCGGCCAGGCCCTCGAGGACACCACGGGCTACCTTCGCGAGCGACACGCCTTCGACGGACCGCTCGCCGGCAAGCCGGTGCTGCGGCACCGGGTGGCCGACATGGCCACCGAGATCGAGGCGGCCCGCCACCTGGTCCATCACGCGGCCGCGCTCTACACCGCGGGCGAGGACTGCGTGACCGCGGTGTCGATGGCGAAGCTCTTCGCCACCGAGGTCGCCAATCGCGTCGCCTACCAGGCGGTGCAGCTGCACGGCGGCTACGGCTACATGCGCGAGTTCCCGGTCGAGCGCTTCTTCCGCGACGTGCGGCTCTGGACGATCGCCTCCGGCACCTCGGAGATCATGCGCGAGATCATCGCCAAGCGGATCCTCTCGTGAGCGCCGCGCCGGCCGTCACCCTCACCCAGGACGGCGCGGTGGCCCGCCTGACGCTCGAGCGGCCCGAGGCCCGCAACGCGCTCAGCCGGGCCATGGCCGACGCGCTCGAGGGTGCCCTCGCGCGCCTGGCCCGCGCCGACGACGCGCGCGCGGTGGTGGTGGCCGGCCGGGGCCGATCCTTCTGCGCGGGCGCCGACATCTCCGAGATGCCCACGCTGTCGCCCGACGAGGCCGAGGCGCTGGCCGCGCGCTGGCAGCGCATCATGGACGGCTTCGCGGCCCTGCCCCAGGTGACGATCGCGGCCGTCCAGGGCCACGCCCTCGGCGGCGGGCTCATGCTCGCGATCGCGCAGGATCTCCGCGTGGCCGAGGCCTCCGCGCGCTTCGGGCTGCCCGAGGTGGGCCTGGGCTTCAACCCGGGCTACGGCCTCGCCCGGCTGCTCGACATCGCCGGCGGGGCCCACGGGCGCGACCTGATGCTCACCGCCCGCGTCGTCGACGCCGCCGAGGCCTTTCGCATGGGCCTCGTGACCCGCGTGGTGCCCGACGGGGCGCTCGGCGCCGCGGCCGACGAGATGGCGCGCGACGTCGCGCGGTCGCCGCGCGGCGGCCTCGCCGCGAGCAAGGCCATCACCGCGGACCTGCGCGCGGGCCGGGCCGGCACCGAGCCGCGCGCCTACGGGGCCCTGCGCGCGGCGCCCGACGCCCAGGCCCGCATCGCCGCCTTCCTGAACCGTCGCCGACCGTAGAAAGGACACGCGCATGGCCGCCACGCTTCCGCTCCTCTACACGCACGTCATGGGCAGCCACGGCTTTCCTTCGTGGTTCTGGACCGCGCTCGACAAGATCAAGGCCGGCGAGTACGGGCAGACCGACGTGCGCGAGACCTTCGACGACGCCACCCAGCTCGCGATCCGCGACCAGGAGCGGGCGGGCATCGACGTCGTCTGCGACGGCGAGATGCGGCGCTACTTCTTCGTGCAGACCTTCTACGGGCACATGGAGGGGCTCGAGACGCTCGAGCCGCTGCGCAAGACCGGCCTCTACGCCTACGACAGCGTGCCGCGCTACCGCGCCACCCGGAAGGTCACGGTGCCGCGGGGCCTCGGCACGGTCGACGAGTTCAAGTACCTGATGACCCAGACCGACCGGCCGGTGAAGGCCACCTGCCCGGGCCCGGTGACCCTGTCCATCCACATCCAGACCCGCCCGGGCGACGCCTACAACGGCGATCGGCTCGCCCTCTGCTGGGACCTGGTGCCTGCGGTCAATGCGGAGCTCCGAGCGCTGGCCGCGGCGGGAGCGACGTGGATCCAGGTCGACGAGCCGTCCGCCGCCATCGTGCCGGGCCAGGCCGCCGAGTACGTGAAGATGTTCAACGCCTGCGTGGAGGGCGTGCCCGCGAAGATCGGCTACCACGTCTGCTTCGGGAACCTGCTCTCGCGCCCGCGCGGCAAGCGGTCGTATCGCTGGATGTTCCCGGCGCTGCTGGAGACGCGCTGCGACCAGTTCGTGTTCGAGTACGCGAACCGGGAGATGGCAGAGATCGAGATGTGGAAGGAGATCGGGGTGGACCGCGACGTCGCGTGCGGAGTGGTTGACGTGAAGAGCTTCTACATGGAGACTCCCGAGGACGTGGCCGAGCGGGTGCGCCTCTGCCTCGACAGCGTCCCGGCGGAGCGGCTCTCGCTGGTGCCGGACTGCGGGTTCTTCCCGGTGCCGCGCTGGGTCGCCTTCGAAAAGCTCAAGCGCCTCGCCGCCGGCGTGGCGCTGGCGCGGCGGCAATTGCAGGGCTGACCCACACCACTCTCAACGACGAGGGGGACGAGATGGCGACGACGAGACGGCAATTCCTCAAGACGGCGGGCGGCGCGGCGGCCGCCGGCGCGATCGGCTTTCCGGCGGTGGCGCGGGCCCAGGCCAGGCCGGGGGTGCCTTCGGACCCGGTCAAGATCGGCATCCTGGCCATCCGGGCCGGGATCGCGGCCCCGGTGGGCGCGGCCGGGCTGCGCGGCACCGAGTGGTGGGCGGAGCGGGTCAACAAGTCGGGGGGCATCCTCGGCCGCCCGGTGCAGCTGGTCGTCGAGGAGGAATCCACCCCGAAGGACACCGTGGAGCGCTACCGCAAGCTCATCCTCCAGGACAAGGTCGAGGTGGTCATCGGCGGGATCTCCACCGGGGTGACGCTGGCCCTGGGCCCCGTCGCGGAGGAGATGGAGACGCCGTGGCTGTCCTGGGACGGCACGACCCAGAAGGGCATCGAGGAGACCATGCCCAGCCCGAAGTGGGCCTTCCGCAGCGTGGACAACGAGGTCGAGGCCATCGTGGCCGGCCAGCTGACCCCGAAGTACTTCAGGGGCATCAAGTCGGTCGCGGGCATCGGCAACGACTACTCCTACGGCCACGACTGCTGGCAGACCTACCAGGCGGTGCTCAAGCGCTACGTGCCGGACGTGAAGTTCGTGCTCGAGCTGTTCCCCAAGCTCGGGGTGACCGACTTCACCTCGCACATCGCGGCCATCCAGCAGGCCAAGCCGGACCTGCTCATGTGCTCGTTCTGGTCGGGCGACGCGACGATCATCATGAAGCAGGCCGCCGCGGTCGGACTGTTCAAGAACATGAAGGGCGTCTTCACCACCGCGGGCGGGGTGCACGACTCGCTCAAGAAGGAGTTCACCCCCGAGGGGCTCCTGCTCGGCTACAACAGCATGTACTTCGCCGACCCCAAGGGCAGCCCGCTGCTCAAGCAATTCGTGAGCGAGTACCGGAGCAAGTACAACGAGTACCCGCCCTACGAGTGCGACCACGCCTACTTCAACATCGAGTCCTACAAGGCCGCGGTGGAGAAGGCCTACTCCACGTCGAAGAAGTGGCCGTCCCGGGCGGAAGTCGTCAAGGCCCTCGAGGGCATCGAGGTGGACTCGCTCTCGGGCAAGCGGTCGTGGCGGGCCGACCACGTGCAGATGTGCAGCTTCTATCAGGGCATCACCACCCACAAGAACAGCTACGACTTCGTCACCATCGATCCGGTCGAGGTGGTCTCCACCCGGCAGGGCATGAAGCCGTCGGGCGCCAAGCTGATGGATTGGATCGGCTCCTGGAAGATCTGATCGCGCGCCGGGCGCTCTTCCGCGTGGCCGGAGCGGCGGTCCTCGCCGCTCCGGCGGCCGTTCTCGCCCAGACGACGGCTCGCGTCCATCGACTGGGCCTCCTGGCGCCCACCCCGCCGCCCACGCCGGCGGACGGGACCGCGGCGGTTCGCTCGGTGCCCGCGTTCCTCGAGGAGATGGGGTATCGACCGGGCCGGAACCTGGTCCTCGAGCAGCGGTACGCCGCCGGCCGGCTCGAGCGGCTTCCCGCGCTGGCTCGCGAGCTGGTCCGCGCCCGGATCGACGTCATCGTCGCAATCGGCGCCGCGGCGACCCGGGCCGCGCGGGCGGCCAGCACCACGGTGCCGGTGGTCTTCCTCGGCAATTTCGATCCGATCGCGATCGGCCTCGTGAAGAGCCTCGCCAGACCGGAGGCCAACGTGACCGGGGTCCTGATCGCCCCGGCGGGCACCCTCGCCGGCAAGAAGCTCGAGCTGCTGAAGGCCGCGGTACCCCGCGCCACCCGCATCGCGCTGCTCTCCCACGAGGATCCCGGCCTCCGCGCCCAGGAGCAGGAGACCGACGCCGCCGCCGTCGCCCTCGGCATCGCGCTGCCGGTCACGCGGGTGGTCGGCGGCGACTACGAGCGCGCCTTCACCGCGCTGGTCGCCGATCGGCCCGACGCGCTGTTCGTGGGCGCGTCGACCTACTTCATGCGCGACCGCAAGCGCATCATCGAGCTGGCGGCCCGGCATCGCCTCCCCGCCATCTACGAGTGGCCCGAGCAGGTCGAGGAGGGCGGCCTCATGTCCTACGGCAGCGATCTCGGCGCGACGACCCGCCGCGTCGCCCAGTACGTGGACCGCATCTTCAAGGGCGCCCGGCCCGGCGACCTGCCCGTCGAGCAGCCCACCGAGCTGCAGCTCGTCGTCAATCTGCGGACGGCCCGGGCCCTGGGGCTCGACCTGT is a window from the Candidatus Methylomirabilota bacterium genome containing:
- a CDS encoding PrpF domain-containing protein — encoded protein: MAQGRVRAVYMRGGTSRCLAFHERDLPPAGPERDRVLLVALGSPDPYGRQLDGLGGGISSLSKAFIIGPPTHPDAQVDYTFAQVEVSRAVVDYTGNCGNCSSAVGPFAIDERLVPSSNGETAVRIHNTNTKKIIVARVPVVDGEAAVVGDFELPGVAGLGARIALDFLEPGGSRTGRLLPTGRARDVIAGVEVSLVDASNPVVFVRAKDLDLTGTETPAAMDSDRALVARLEALRAAGAEAMGIPGSAATPKIAVVAPPTAFTALDGVGYDAEQTDVVGRCISMGNAHRAFALTAAMCLAVAAQVDGTVVSECAGGRVGDLRLGHPSGVLPIAASVGRRDHAAWAERVTVYRTARRLMEGYVRIP
- a CDS encoding acyl-CoA dehydrogenase family protein, coding for MPRPTFTDEHEMLRRTVRAFVEKEVVPHVDAWEEAGRIPRAFWRRLGELGLLGLEFPTEYGGGGGDFLSSVVLGEEMARCRSGGVAFSVLVHTDMSSPWLTRFGTEAQKRAYLPGIVSGETVCALGITEPGTGSDMAGIATRAVRDGDRYLLTGSKIFITNGVHGDLYFIAARTHAGTAERRHAGISMFLVERGWPGFTVSRRLDKMGMCASDTAELSLEECPVPVANLLGEEGRGFHQLAAGLQRERIMAAVLALSGAGQALEDTTGYLRERHAFDGPLAGKPVLRHRVADMATEIEAARHLVHHAAALYTAGEDCVTAVSMAKLFATEVANRVAYQAVQLHGGYGYMREFPVERFFRDVRLWTIASGTSEIMREIIAKRILS
- a CDS encoding enoyl-CoA hydratase/isomerase family protein; its protein translation is MSAAPAVTLTQDGAVARLTLERPEARNALSRAMADALEGALARLARADDARAVVVAGRGRSFCAGADISEMPTLSPDEAEALAARWQRIMDGFAALPQVTIAAVQGHALGGGLMLAIAQDLRVAEASARFGLPEVGLGFNPGYGLARLLDIAGGAHGRDLMLTARVVDAAEAFRMGLVTRVVPDGALGAAADEMARDVARSPRGGLAASKAITADLRAGRAGTEPRAYGALRAAPDAQARIAAFLNRRRP
- a CDS encoding cobalamin-independent methionine synthase II family protein; translation: MAATLPLLYTHVMGSHGFPSWFWTALDKIKAGEYGQTDVRETFDDATQLAIRDQERAGIDVVCDGEMRRYFFVQTFYGHMEGLETLEPLRKTGLYAYDSVPRYRATRKVTVPRGLGTVDEFKYLMTQTDRPVKATCPGPVTLSIHIQTRPGDAYNGDRLALCWDLVPAVNAELRALAAAGATWIQVDEPSAAIVPGQAAEYVKMFNACVEGVPAKIGYHVCFGNLLSRPRGKRSYRWMFPALLETRCDQFVFEYANREMAEIEMWKEIGVDRDVACGVVDVKSFYMETPEDVAERVRLCLDSVPAERLSLVPDCGFFPVPRWVAFEKLKRLAAGVALARRQLQG
- a CDS encoding ABC transporter substrate-binding protein gives rise to the protein MATTRRQFLKTAGGAAAAGAIGFPAVARAQARPGVPSDPVKIGILAIRAGIAAPVGAAGLRGTEWWAERVNKSGGILGRPVQLVVEEESTPKDTVERYRKLILQDKVEVVIGGISTGVTLALGPVAEEMETPWLSWDGTTQKGIEETMPSPKWAFRSVDNEVEAIVAGQLTPKYFRGIKSVAGIGNDYSYGHDCWQTYQAVLKRYVPDVKFVLELFPKLGVTDFTSHIAAIQQAKPDLLMCSFWSGDATIIMKQAAAVGLFKNMKGVFTTAGGVHDSLKKEFTPEGLLLGYNSMYFADPKGSPLLKQFVSEYRSKYNEYPPYECDHAYFNIESYKAAVEKAYSTSKKWPSRAEVVKALEGIEVDSLSGKRSWRADHVQMCSFYQGITTHKNSYDFVTIDPVEVVSTRQGMKPSGAKLMDWIGSWKI
- a CDS encoding ABC transporter substrate-binding protein, giving the protein MDRLLEDLIARRALFRVAGAAVLAAPAAVLAQTTARVHRLGLLAPTPPPTPADGTAAVRSVPAFLEEMGYRPGRNLVLEQRYAAGRLERLPALARELVRARIDVIVAIGAAATRAARAASTTVPVVFLGNFDPIAIGLVKSLARPEANVTGVLIAPAGTLAGKKLELLKAAVPRATRIALLSHEDPGLRAQEQETDAAAVALGIALPVTRVVGGDYERAFTALVADRPDALFVGASTYFMRDRKRIIELAARHRLPAIYEWPEQVEEGGLMSYGSDLGATTRRVAQYVDRIFKGARPGDLPVEQPTELQLVVNLRTARALGLDLSPALLARAARVIE